The Usitatibacter rugosus genome segment GCCGAGCGGCTGGCGCCTCCCGAGACGTTACCCCAGCCCCCATCGGTGTTCTGGTTGGCGCGCAGGTAAGTGAATCCGTTTGCGGCAACCGCATCCAGCGGCTGAGCCCGGCGCATCAGGGCCTGGAGCGCCAGCGCCGTGTCGAGCGGGTTGCTGCCGTAGCCGGCGGCCGAGCCCCAACCGCCATCCGGGTTCTGGGCCGCGAGCAGCTCGGTGGGCGCGGCGATCGTGACGCGGGCCACTTGCGCCAGCGTGTTCGTCTTGCGCGCGAGGAAATCGACACTCGAAGTCGTGCGGGCCGAAAGCCACCCGGCGCCCAGCGCGATTCCGGCGAAGCCCGAATCGACATCGCTCAGCGTGCTCAGCGCGACGGCGCTGTCGCGCATGGCGGTCGGCGCGGTATCCGACCACGAGCCATCGGCCAGGGACTGCTTCTGGCGAAGCCACGTGATGCCCTGCTGCACGTTGACCGTTGGGGCCGGCAGGCTGACGGACGGGGGCAACGTGGCGGGCGTACCGGGCGCGAGCGTGAGTGCCGGTTCGACGAAGACGTTGAGGTTGCCCACGCCGCCGGTGAGCGCGCTGAATCGCGTGGCGAGGGCGCGGCGCATCTGGTCCATCGCCGCCAGCTCGGTGATCGTGGCCTGCTGCCCGGGCCGCACGGCGTAGATGAACGCAAGGCGGAAGTCCTTCTGGGCCAGGCCGGCTTCGGGGATGCGGGGACCTTCCACCGCGATGATGTCCTCGACGGTGACGATGCGCTTCGTGCCCGTGACGGTCGCTCCGAGCAAGGGGAGCTGCGTCGGGTCGACGCCCGGCGCATCGATCACGAAGAACGGCGGCACGTCCTCGCGCCGCTTCAATCCCATGAGATACAGGTCGAGCGCGCTGTACGCGTCGCGGACGGCCACCGACGTGAACGTGCCGTCGCCGTTATCTCGCCAGCGCGACCCGTACATCACGGAGCCGTTGGTCTCGAGCAGGTACGACCAGTGGCTGGCGTCCCGTCCGAGCAGTCCCGTGCTGGTCGAGCCGTCGGCCTTGCGGTACTTCACGTACGAGCCGAACTGGTGCATGAACTCGTGCGAGAACACCATCAGTCCCTGCTCGAAATCCCGCGACATCGAATCCGTCGAGTACTGCGTGAGCAGGGCCATGTCGATCATGCCCTGCAGGCGGCCGGCGCTCCCATAGAAGGACGAGTTGTCGAACAGGTCGCGTCCGATGCCCATCACTTGATTGCGGACCGGATGGTGGAAGGCGAGCGCCTCGCCCGTCTGGATCGGAAACCCCGTGAAGACCACGAGCATGTCGTAGGCATCCGGGTGCGTGCGGAGGAACTCGCGCGCGAGAACCTGGCGGGCTCCAACGTTGAACGCGCCTCCGGCCAGGGACGCATCGTAGTTGCCCGTGAGCTCGATGATCGCGACGTCGCCCTGGTCGCGCACGAACGTCGCCGTGTTGTCCTCGCCCGCCTTGGCCGCGCCGCTCTTTGCGGGCGCGTTCAGCACCGGCGGCGTGCTCGCTTCGGCGAAGTGCGGGAATACGAGCAGCGCGAGCCACGCCGCGGCTGCGAATCGGGCGAGGCGTGCGCGGACCGTCATCGCTGCGGCCCGCCGACGATCTGGGTTTCCGGAGTCACATATCGCGCGCGGCCGCCGGGCGGCGTGCTGGTGACCGCGACGGCCGAGGGCTCGCCGACCGTGAGCCAATACCGCGTCGCAAGAACGCTCGCGTTACCGGCGAGCGAGAACTCGACGCGGTCCTCGTAGATGCGCGTCAACCGATAGTCGCGTTCGGGCGTGAAATCACCGGAGCGCATCGGGGCGTATTCGCCCGACGCACGGCGCACGATGGCGATCCCCGCTCCCGCATCGATGGATGCGAGCGTCACGCCCTGCAGCGAGGGCGGCAACGGGTTCGCCTGGCCCCACGCAAGCGGAGCGGCGAGCAGTGCGGCCAGGAGCGCGGCGAGGAATCTCGCCGACGGCAGCGTGAACGCAGGGCGTGCGCGAAACGACAGGATGGAGCCCTCCCCGGACTCGTCTCTCTGTGCGGATGGGATTCTTGTTTGTTTTTTCTTCTGAGACGCGCCGGAAGATAGCACAGGACCTTGAAAGCCGGGCGTCAGAAATTCACGTTTATCTCCAGAGCGATTTTGGTTAGGACCGCCGTTACCATTTAAATGGCAGACAACTTCGCGCGAAAGGCGCACGCGCCCGCGCGGGCCGCTTCGGGGAAGTTGTTTCGTCGATCAGGGACTTAGGTACGCGTGGCGCGAAATCGCCTGTGTAAGACGGCCGGGCGTCAACGATTACCGCATCGGCGCGACAAACGTCTCGCCATATCACCGCGGCCTTATGCAGGTGCGCTGGGCGAAGCTTCGCTCTCCCACCCGGTCGGGTGGGGCCTCTGCCGCGCACCGGTGCCACGCTTTTCTTCCCATAAAAACGATCAGGGAGAAGCTCATGGCTGAGCACGGAAAGGCGGTCCCGAACAATTCTTTCGACTTCGTGGGCGTGCTTGTCGGAAACACGACGGCCGGTTGGCTCACGGGCGGCCCGTCACCCATGCAGTGGTTTCCTTACGCGGGTGCCGGGATCGAGAACGGCGTCCTCTACTACATCAAGGAAGAGTACAGCGGCATCACCTACATCCCGGACAACGACTACGTGGTCACGCTCCCCGAGTGGGCGGCCTGGACGACGCTCACGCCAGAATCGCTCGTGCTCACGATCTACGTGCCCGGGGGCAAAGGCCGTCGAGGCTCGTCGCCCCGCGAAGTCCGCTTCAAGCGGCAGGGCTGAATCGCGAAGGGACGGCAGCCCTAACGGGCGCCGTCCAGCCTGAACGCCCTGGGATCGATCTCCGCGGCCATCACGTCGAGCCAACCCTCGGCCGCTTCCTCCACCATGTCGAGCACGGTCTCGAATCCCTCCGGGCCGCCGTAGTAAGGGTCGGGCACGTCCTCGCCCTTCCACGACTTGCTCATCTCGAGATAGAGGCCGATCTTCGCGCGCGAGCCCTTGGGGGCCAGCGCCTTCAGGATGCGCAGGTGCGAGCGATCCATCGCGAGGATGTAGTCGTATTTCTCGAAGTGCTCTTCCGAGACCTGTTGCGCCCGTTGTGCGCTCAGGTCGTAGCCGCGCTTGATGGCATGGCGCATCGAGCGAGCATCCGGCGCATCACCGATGTGATAGTCGTGCGTCCCCGCCGAAGCGACGTGCACCGCCTTGTCGAGACCTCGCTCCTTCGCCTTGGCGCGAAGCACGCCCTCGCCCGTGGGCGAGCGGCAGATGTTTCCCGTGCAGACGACCAGCACACTCACACCCATTCAACGGCTCCTAGCTCAGCGTCTCGTACGTGCGGTGAATCCAGTAGACCTGGTACGCAAGGTTGCCACCGGCGAACACCCGATGGAACGTCTCGTTGCGGACGAAAGCCGCGGTGATGCACAGGCCGATGTAGGCAACATTGCGGATCGGGAACTCGATGCCGAGCTCCAGGAGCCTTCCCTGTCCCTTGATCGCGGCGTCGACGAAATCCAGCAGGAACGTGAACGCGAGCAGGCCGAAGAACCAGCGGCGGCGCGAGTGGAAGTAGCCCTCGTAGCCGTCGTATTCGTCCACGTTGTCCGGGAAGAGCAGTGCGCAGAGCGCGAAGAACATCACCGCGTAGTAGACGACGAAGGCGTAGGTGGCGAAGTGCCAGCCGTGCAGGTGCGAGAGGCGGAATTCCCACCACCAGAAGTGCACAAGCATGAGCAGCATCGAGGCCGACCAGGCGAGGTGCACGCCGTACGTCTTCGCACGCGTGGGGTGCTGCACGAAGCCGACCAGGCCGGTGAGCAGCTTGGCGATGCCCAGGCTCACGACCATGCCGACGAGCACCCGGACGTGAACGAAGAGATCCGCGTCCAACGCAGGCCCCCTATCCTTCCCCGCCCACCATCATCAGGCGGTCGCGCAGGCGGCGGAGCTCGTCTCGCATCTGGGCCGCGCGCTCGAACTCGAGGTTGCGCGCCGCCTCGAGCATCTCCTTCTCGAGCGTGCGGATGCGCTTGTCGAGCTGCTTCTCGCCGAGGGACTCGACCTTCTCGTCCTCGCGGGCGAGCGCCCTCGCCTCCTTCGCATCGCGCGCGTCCTCGGAGCTGTAGACGCCGTCGATGAGGTCCTTGATGCGCTTCGAGATGCCCTTGGGCTCGATGCCGTGCTCGAGGTTGAAGGCCACCTGCTTCGCGCGCCGGCGATCCGTCTCGCCGATGGCGAGCTTCATCGAGTCCGTCATGTTGTCGGCGTAGAGGATCGCCCTGCCGTTGATGTGGCGCGCGGCGCGGCCGATGGTCTGGATGAGCGAGCGGCCGGAGCGCAGGAACCCTTCCTTGTCCGCATCGAGGATCGCCACCAGCGACACTTCGGGAAGATCCAGGCCCTCGCGCAGCAGGTTGATGCCCACCAGCACGTCGAACATGCCCTTGCGAAGGTCGCGGATGATCTCCACCCGTTCCACGGTATCCACGTCCGAGTGCAGGTAGCGCACCTTCACGCCGTGCTCGCCGAGATAATCGGTGAGGTCCTCGGCCATGCGCTTGGTGAGCGTGGTGACCAGCACGCGCTCGTTCACCGCGACTCGCTTGGTGATCTCCGACAGCAGGTCATCGACCTGCGACGAGGCCGGCCGCACCTCGACCGTGGGATCGACGAGTCCGGTCGGGCGAACCACCTGCTCGACCACTTGCCCGGCATGCGTCTTCTCGTAGTCGGCGGGCGTCGCGGAGACGAAGACTGCTTGTTTGACCTGCCGCTCGAACTCCTCGAACTTGAGCGGGCGGTTGTCCAGGGCCGACGGCAGGCGGAAGCCGTAGTCCACCAGCGTCGTCTTCCGCGCGCGGTCGCCGTTGAACATGCCGCCGATCTGCGGAATGGTCACGTGGCTCTCGTCGATAACGACGAGCGCGTTGTGCGGCAGGTAGTCGATCAGCGTGGGCGGTGGCTCGCCGGGCGCACGGCCGGACAGGTGGCGCGTGTAGTTCTCGATGCCCTTGCAGAACCCGAGCTCGTTCATCATCTCGAGGTCGAAGTGCGTGCGCTGCTGCAGGCGCTGGAGCTCGAGGAGCTTTCCCTCCTGCTGGAACTGGTCCAGCCGCTCGCGAAGCTCCGCCTTGATGGTCTCGATGGCGCGCAGCACGGTATCGCGCGGCGTCACGTAGTGGCTCTTGGCGTAGAGCGTGAAGCGCGGAATCTTGTGCAGCAACTCGCCGGTGAGCGGATCGAAGAGCGTCAGGGATTCGACCACGTCATCGAAGAGCTGGATGCGAAGTGCGGTCTCGCCGTGTTCCGCGGGGAAGACGTCGATCGTGTCCCCGCGCACGCGGAAGACGCCGCGGCGGAAGTCGATGTCGTTCCTCTGGTACTGCATGCCGGCCAGGCGCCCCAGCAACTGCCTCTGGGGAATCGGGTCCTTCTCGCGCAGCAGCAGGCGCATGTCCTGGTAGTCCGACGGGTCGCCGATACCGTAGATGCAGGACACCGTCGCCACGATCACGACGTCGTTCTTCTCGAGCAGGCTCTTGGTGGCCGACAGGCGCATCTGCTCGATGTGCTCGTTGATCGAGGAGTCCTTCTCGATATAGAGGTCGCGCGAGGGCACGTACGCCTCGGGCTGGTAGTAGTCGTAGTACGAGACGAAGTACTCCACCGAGTTCTCGGGGAAGAATTCGCGGAACTCGGAGTAGAGCTGTGCCGCCAGCGTCTTGTTCGGGGCGATCACCAGCGCGGGCCGCCCCGTCTGGGCGATCACGTTGGCCATCGTGTAGGTCTTGCCCGAGCCCGTGACGCCGAGCAGCGTCTGGTAGGCAAGGCCGTCGCCGAGGCCCTCGACCAGCTTTGCGATGGCCTGGGGTTGGTCGCCGGCGGGAAGAAACGGGCGGTGCAGCCGGAAGGGGCTGTTGGGGAAGGTGGCGACGTCCATCTTTTGCGAGGCAAAAACGACCATTGTACGGGTTGGACCCCTCCTTTTCGTGACCTAGTTGGCGGAGCGGAGGAATGGCACCCGGTGTACGCACCGCGTAGCTTTGCTGCACTGCATCAACGGCGTAAAATAGCCCTGAAAAGACGTACCCCGCCCGCCCTCCCGGAGAACTTTCGATGTCGTTCATCGCCCAGCGCCTCAAGGCCATCAAGCCGTCCCCCACCCTCGCCATTACCGCCAAGGCTGCCAAGCTGAAATCGGAGGGCAAGGACATCATCGGCCTCGGTGCCGGCGAGCCGGACTTCGACACGCCCCAGTTCATCAAGGACGCGGCCATCGCCGCCATGAACAAGGGCTTCACCAAGTACACGCCGGCCGGCGGCACGTCCTCGCTGAAGAAGGCCATCATCGCCAAGTACAAGCGCGACAACGGCCTGGACTACACCGAGAAGCAGATCCTCGTCTCCGTCGGCGGCAAGCAGAGCTGCTTCAACCTCTGCATGGCGCTGCTGGACAAGGGCGACGAGGTCATCATCCCCGCCCCCTATTGGGTCTCGTACCCCGACATGGCGATGATGGCCGACGCGACGCCGGTCTTCATCCAGGCCGGCATCGAGCAGGGCTTCCGCATCACCGCGGCGCAGCTCGAGCGCGCCATCACGCCGAAGACGCGGCTCCTGTTCCTGAACAGCCCGTCCAATCCGAGCGGCGCCATCTACGCCAAGGCCGATCTCGTGGCGCTCGGCGAAGTGCTCCGCAAGCACCCGCGCATCGTGATCGCCACGGACGACATGTACGAGCACATCCTGCTCGACGGCTCGAAGTTCGTGAACATCCTCGACGCCTGCCCCGACCTCTTCAACCGCACCGTCGTGCTGAACGGCGTCTCCAAGGCGTACTCGATGACCGGCTGGCGCATCGGCTACTGCGGCGGTCCGGAGGAGCTCATCTGGGCGATGGAGAACGTGCAGTCGCATTCGACCTCCAACCCCTCCTCCATCTCGCAGTACGCGGCCGAAGCGGCGCTGAACGGCGACCAGGGCTGCATCGACCCGATGGTTGTCGCCTTCAAGGAGCGCGGCAAGTTCATCTCCGAGGCCCTCAATGCGATCCCGGGCGTGAAGTGCCTGAAGCCCCAGGGCGCGTTCTACGTGTTCCCGGATCTTCGCGAAGCCATCGCGCGCCTGCATGCGGACGGCAAGCTGAAGTCGCCGACGGATGCCGCGCTGACGGAGTACCTGATGGAGCAGGAGAAGGCCGTCGCTGTCGTGCCGGGCTCCGCCTTCGGCATGGAAGGTTACGTCCGCATCAGCTACGCCACGTCGATGGACAACCTCAAGAAGGCCGCCGAGCGCATGAGCAAGGCGCTCACGCCGGCGACGGTGCCCGCCTGAACGGCGAGCGTTCGATGAGCAACAGGACGGCGCCGCGAGGCGCCGTTTTGCTATTCGCCGCTTTCCTGGGGATGGCAGGTCCCGCCATGGCCGAGAAACTCGCGCTCACCTTCGACGACCTTCCGCTCAACGGCGCGCTGCCGGCGGGTGCGACCAAGACCGCCATCACGCAGGAGACCGTCGCGGTCCTGAAGCGCTTCAAGGTCCCGCCCTCCTACGGCTTCGTGAACGCCCGCAAGCTCGAGGGCGATCCG includes the following:
- a CDS encoding low molecular weight protein-tyrosine-phosphatase, which produces MGVSVLVVCTGNICRSPTGEGVLRAKAKERGLDKAVHVASAGTHDYHIGDAPDARSMRHAIKRGYDLSAQRAQQVSEEHFEKYDYILAMDRSHLRILKALAPKGSRAKIGLYLEMSKSWKGEDVPDPYYGGPEGFETVLDMVEEAAEGWLDVMAAEIDPRAFRLDGAR
- the uvrB gene encoding excinuclease ABC subunit UvrB; translation: MDVATFPNSPFRLHRPFLPAGDQPQAIAKLVEGLGDGLAYQTLLGVTGSGKTYTMANVIAQTGRPALVIAPNKTLAAQLYSEFREFFPENSVEYFVSYYDYYQPEAYVPSRDLYIEKDSSINEHIEQMRLSATKSLLEKNDVVIVATVSCIYGIGDPSDYQDMRLLLREKDPIPQRQLLGRLAGMQYQRNDIDFRRGVFRVRGDTIDVFPAEHGETALRIQLFDDVVESLTLFDPLTGELLHKIPRFTLYAKSHYVTPRDTVLRAIETIKAELRERLDQFQQEGKLLELQRLQQRTHFDLEMMNELGFCKGIENYTRHLSGRAPGEPPPTLIDYLPHNALVVIDESHVTIPQIGGMFNGDRARKTTLVDYGFRLPSALDNRPLKFEEFERQVKQAVFVSATPADYEKTHAGQVVEQVVRPTGLVDPTVEVRPASSQVDDLLSEITKRVAVNERVLVTTLTKRMAEDLTDYLGEHGVKVRYLHSDVDTVERVEIIRDLRKGMFDVLVGINLLREGLDLPEVSLVAILDADKEGFLRSGRSLIQTIGRAARHINGRAILYADNMTDSMKLAIGETDRRRAKQVAFNLEHGIEPKGISKRIKDLIDGVYSSEDARDAKEARALAREDEKVESLGEKQLDKRIRTLEKEMLEAARNLEFERAAQMRDELRRLRDRLMMVGGEG
- a CDS encoding pyridoxal phosphate-dependent aminotransferase, which encodes MSFIAQRLKAIKPSPTLAITAKAAKLKSEGKDIIGLGAGEPDFDTPQFIKDAAIAAMNKGFTKYTPAGGTSSLKKAIIAKYKRDNGLDYTEKQILVSVGGKQSCFNLCMALLDKGDEVIIPAPYWVSYPDMAMMADATPVFIQAGIEQGFRITAAQLERAITPKTRLLFLNSPSNPSGAIYAKADLVALGEVLRKHPRIVIATDDMYEHILLDGSKFVNILDACPDLFNRTVVLNGVSKAYSMTGWRIGYCGGPEELIWAMENVQSHSTSNPSSISQYAAEAALNGDQGCIDPMVVAFKERGKFISEALNAIPGVKCLKPQGAFYVFPDLREAIARLHADGKLKSPTDAALTEYLMEQEKAVAVVPGSAFGMEGYVRISYATSMDNLKKAAERMSKALTPATVPA